One genomic segment of Bifidobacterium breve DSM 20213 = JCM 1192 includes these proteins:
- a CDS encoding FtsB family cell division protein, whose translation MSKSFRTGKSGKSGKVGKPGKATARKKNSAGPIAFFVSLFIVALGTIQLVSTFHTYALNLAELNGLKREEASLVAQKQELENDIKRWDDKAYVTAQARERLGFVFPGETAVHVLHPEAVTGDEDSKSDSSSSSESNKKVLPWYSELAYSFKKADEPVSQSKDDSSGGSDSGNTQDERNNTQDSNQTNTGEGTQQ comes from the coding sequence ATGAGCAAGTCGTTCCGCACCGGCAAGTCCGGTAAATCTGGCAAAGTCGGTAAACCCGGCAAAGCAACGGCCAGAAAGAAAAACAGTGCGGGACCAATCGCATTTTTCGTATCCCTGTTTATCGTGGCTCTTGGCACCATTCAATTGGTTTCCACGTTTCACACCTATGCGCTGAACCTTGCCGAACTCAATGGCCTCAAACGAGAGGAAGCCTCGTTGGTGGCCCAAAAACAGGAATTGGAAAACGACATCAAACGTTGGGATGACAAAGCCTACGTCACCGCCCAAGCTCGTGAGCGTCTCGGCTTTGTGTTTCCCGGGGAGACCGCAGTTCATGTGCTTCATCCGGAAGCCGTAACCGGCGACGAGGATTCCAAGTCTGATTCGTCCTCGTCCTCGGAATCCAACAAGAAAGTGCTGCCATGGTACAGCGAGCTCGCCTACTCGTTCAAGAAAGCCGACGAGCCTGTGTCTCAATCAAAAGATGACAGCTCGGGCGGCTCTGATTCCGGCAATACGCAGGATGAACGGAACAACACGCAAGACAGCAATCAGACCAACACAGGGGAGGGAACCCAGCAGTGA
- the eno gene encoding phosphopyruvate hydratase, which yields MAAIESVYARQILDSRGNPTVEVYLETEDGAQGKGLVPSGASTGEAEAWERRDGDKSVYGGKGVLNAVKAVNEVIAPKIIGMDAADQRALDDLMIELDGTPNKGKLGANAILGVSLAALYASAESAGLPLYRYIGGTNGHILPVPNMNIMNGGAHADFATDIQEYMISPYGFDTYSEALRAGVEVYHTLKNVLKKEGLNTGLGDEGGFAPKMKSNEDSLKYIMDAISAAGYEPGKQIGICLDVASSEFYNKETGKYRFDGEERDSAYMLDYYENLINEYPIVSIEDPFNEEGWEDWAAITARLGDRLQFVGDDLLVTNPARLQKAIDLGAANSLLVKLNQIGSVTETLDAIELATANGYTSMVSHRSGETPDTTISDLAVAKNTRQIKTGAPARGERVAKYNRLLEIEEELGSTAQYAGYSAFKACKKYLAK from the coding sequence GTGGCAGCAATTGAAAGCGTGTACGCACGTCAGATTCTGGATTCCCGTGGCAACCCGACCGTTGAGGTCTACCTGGAGACCGAAGACGGTGCTCAGGGTAAGGGTCTGGTTCCCTCCGGTGCTTCCACCGGTGAGGCCGAGGCTTGGGAGCGTCGCGATGGCGACAAGTCTGTCTACGGCGGCAAGGGTGTTCTCAACGCGGTCAAGGCCGTGAACGAGGTCATCGCTCCGAAGATCATCGGCATGGATGCCGCTGATCAGCGCGCCCTCGACGACCTGATGATCGAGCTCGACGGCACCCCGAACAAGGGCAAGCTGGGCGCCAACGCCATCCTCGGCGTTTCCCTGGCCGCTCTGTACGCCTCCGCTGAGTCCGCAGGCCTGCCGCTGTACCGCTACATCGGCGGCACCAACGGCCACATCCTGCCGGTCCCGAACATGAACATCATGAACGGTGGCGCTCACGCTGACTTCGCCACCGACATTCAGGAGTACATGATTTCCCCGTACGGCTTCGACACCTACTCCGAGGCTCTGCGCGCTGGCGTTGAGGTCTACCACACCCTGAAGAACGTCCTGAAGAAGGAAGGCCTGAACACCGGCCTCGGCGACGAGGGCGGCTTCGCCCCGAAGATGAAGTCCAACGAGGACTCCCTCAAGTACATCATGGACGCCATCTCCGCTGCCGGCTACGAGCCCGGCAAGCAGATCGGCATCTGCCTGGATGTCGCCTCCTCCGAGTTCTACAACAAGGAGACCGGCAAGTACCGCTTCGACGGTGAAGAGCGCGACTCCGCCTACATGCTCGACTACTACGAGAACCTCATCAACGAGTACCCGATCGTCTCCATCGAGGACCCGTTCAACGAGGAAGGCTGGGAAGACTGGGCTGCCATTACCGCTCGCCTCGGCGATCGTCTGCAGTTCGTTGGCGACGACCTGCTGGTCACCAACCCGGCTCGTCTGCAGAAGGCCATCGACCTCGGCGCCGCCAACTCCCTGCTGGTCAAGCTGAACCAGATCGGTTCCGTCACCGAGACCCTCGACGCCATCGAGCTGGCCACCGCCAACGGCTACACCTCCATGGTTTCCCACCGCTCCGGTGAGACCCCGGACACCACCATCTCCGACCTGGCTGTCGCTAAGAACACCCGCCAGATCAAGACCGGTGCCCCGGCCCGTGGCGAGCGCGTTGCCAAGTACAACCGCCTGCTCGAGATCGAGGAGGAGCTCGGCTCCACCGCTCAGTACGCCGGCTACAGCGCTTTCAAGGCCTGCAAGAAGTACCTGGCCAAGTGA
- a CDS encoding aldo/keto reductase has translation MKNQHTATLAGYEIPRLGMGTMALAIEGRPTNRNQAIETIHAALDAGVRYLDTAWSYYLPSKPGTGEPEDMGYGEYLVRDALNSWHGPKDEVLVATKTGWLRTLDNHGNYSWQADARPETMIANAKESARRLGVETLDLLYSHCNDPQVPYEDQMGALKQLVDEGVVRAVGISRIDNKDIEIAHTILGDRLVAVQNQFSPVHRDPDHTMEICEQLGLAFVCWSPLGGFLDPFNEHLFDRFKEVADNHGCSYQRVTLAWELAQYGNLFTIPSARNPQEIQDSFKAVTLELSDSEIDYLNDVISA, from the coding sequence ATGAAAAACCAACACACGGCAACACTTGCCGGCTACGAAATTCCTCGACTCGGCATGGGCACGATGGCGCTCGCCATCGAGGGGCGGCCGACCAATCGTAATCAGGCGATCGAGACCATCCATGCCGCGCTGGATGCCGGGGTCCGTTACCTTGACACGGCGTGGTCCTATTACCTGCCCAGCAAGCCAGGAACCGGCGAGCCGGAGGACATGGGATATGGCGAATACTTGGTTCGTGACGCGTTGAACTCGTGGCACGGCCCGAAGGATGAGGTGCTCGTGGCCACCAAAACCGGCTGGTTGCGCACACTCGACAACCATGGAAACTATAGCTGGCAGGCCGATGCCCGCCCTGAAACCATGATTGCCAACGCCAAGGAATCCGCACGGCGCCTCGGTGTAGAAACGCTTGATCTGCTGTACTCGCATTGCAACGATCCGCAGGTGCCCTACGAGGACCAGATGGGTGCGCTCAAGCAGCTCGTGGATGAGGGCGTGGTCAGAGCGGTCGGCATCTCGCGCATCGACAACAAGGACATCGAAATTGCCCATACCATTCTGGGAGACAGGCTGGTCGCCGTCCAAAACCAGTTCTCGCCGGTCCACCGCGATCCCGACCACACGATGGAAATCTGCGAACAGCTTGGACTGGCTTTCGTCTGCTGGTCGCCGCTTGGTGGCTTCCTCGATCCCTTCAATGAGCATCTGTTCGACCGATTCAAGGAAGTCGCCGACAATCACGGCTGCTCCTACCAGCGTGTCACACTTGCTTGGGAGCTTGCACAATATGGCAATCTGTTTACGATTCCCTCCGCTAGAAACCCACAGGAGATTCAGGACTCGTTCAAAGCGGTCACTCTTGAATTGTCCGATAGCGAAATCGACTATCTCAATGATGTAATCAGCGCCTAA